Genomic segment of Anopheles nili chromosome X unlocalized genomic scaffold, idAnoNiliSN_F5_01 X_unloc_19, whole genome shotgun sequence:
TTGTCTCCTGAGTATTGTCACAACGGATGGATGTGCAACTGCTACTGGGATGTGTGTGCTGATTGTAGTCTGAGCGTAACGACGCATAATCACGATACTTGCTTAACATTATATGTCAAAACTATCTTTGGCATAAATGTCAATGCGTACTCTTTATCCTACCTGGTACGATAATCATCAGTCGTGTGCGTGTAGCTATTACGCTAAAAGTATATCTCAAATTTCAGTTCATTTGCTTTGtaattgtttaagtttttacCTGTTGTACTGTGTTCTGTGTTTCtgcgagataaaaaaatataaaacagagTTCTGAACTGCATAAGTTAAAAATAGGAAATTTCTAGgtaaaaagagaagaaagttTCAGCATTCTTAAGATAGCGACATCTTGCTTCACAAATGTACTGGTCCTACTCACGCACATAGGTTTGTCCAGTTGTGTTGTCGTCATCTAGTCGTGTAAAACAAATCCCCTTTTAAAAACGAGTGAGTAAAGCTAATAGATCATAAGAAGTCTCGTTAGTTATACCTGTAAGAAAGCACATATTGCTCGATAGAAAATTGCTGATTAGTGATGAGAAGctgatttttaaaataaaaaactcaACTTTAACATTGTCGTATAATCTATTTTCGTTAGTATTCGTGATTTGTGCTACAGTATAGAGGTCTTATTTTgtcaaaaacaagcaaaatatTCGCTAACGCCTATAGACTTGATTGATGAATTGGTAAATATATCCAATCGTTTTCCGAATGTTAATTCTAATCCCCTAAAATGTCTAGCAAGTTTTACTCTGTGTGGTATAATTGGAATGAGAAATACTTAGTTTGCTGTTGGGAAATACTACATACGACCTTAATTAATGGCTGCGCTGAAGGGCATCCGTAGCATTTGATAAtgttaatattttaaacataaactttcaatgtttttcTAGCATATTGTATATCATGGAATGAAGCAGCCGAATTTTAGTGAAGAAAATGTAAGTTTGCAACGTATTCTAaatgtgggatttttttctaacaCAGATTTGTTTCTCCGTTTCATTCAGTTTCAGCTGCCTGACAGAGCTGAACGACCGAGTGCTGCAGATTTACGCTCCATTTCAATGAGACAGCAACAGCAGATTGACACACAACATCAAATGTTAGCAGCAAAGGAACAGCGATTACGATTTTTAAAATCACAAGAATCGCGCAATGTCGTTTCACTTGCTGAAGCAGAACGGCTCCGTCGGCTGCGTGAGCGCGTAGAGGCTCAAGAATCCAAACTTCGGCGACTTCGAGCCCTGCGAGGTCAGGTAGATTTGCAAAAAACTTATAACGTTACGCTAGGAAATGATCTCGATTCAATCAGAGCCCTATTcagtgaaaaggaaaaagagctTACTCTTGCAGTGGCTAAAGTAGAAGCTTTGACACGCCAGTTGGAAGATTTGAGACGTGATCGTCGGGGTGGTGGGAATGGTGCTAACGGCAATTCATTTAATCTTAATTCTAACTTACTCAACACAAATGACTCCCCGTCCGCCAAGGAGGTGGAAAAGTTGCGCTTGGAATTATCTGTAAGTTTGGGAATTTTTCTAAATGCATCGACTAAATGCTTATAAGAAAAATAATCGTCCTTTTTATGTATCATGTTTCAAGTATCGCAATCAATTGTCCATGCAACAAAATGCGCGATTAAACATGCAGAGGGAAGCATTACAGCAGCGTCAAATAGAACTACACTCCGTGGATAAACGTATAGTGGAGTTACAAAGtcgcataaataaaaaacgaattCTAAATGTTCAGAACTACAAGGCGAATGTTTCTGCGGAAAACCAAGGATCAGGGCAGCATAACCATGTTAAATCTACATCTCCCAATACCAACCCTCTACTTCACGCACGGTAATGTTTTCGAATGCAATGTGCCTgcttatatatatttatatatatatatatatatatatatatatatatatatatatatatatatatatatatatatatatatatatatatatatatatatatatatatatatatatatatatatatatatatatatatatatccattGTGCGAATCGATGTAAACTGTATTTCTTGACTATTCGGTTAACGGTTCTAtccttttaaattttttttgcagttctTCTTCTACCCACATAATTCCATCACATTCACGTACTCTGAGCCGTGGAAATATTGTAGCGGTGGAACCTTTTAATCATATACCTGTTAAATCGTCGTCTTTGGGCAATGGATTGACCTTATCCTCTTCTACATCCCCGCTTACGAATATAAATGATAAATTGACACAATCCTCTAGCAACGCGACAGAAGTtaatcaacagcaacaacaggatctgcaaaaacaacaattatTACAATTACAACAGCACCAACATCTCCAGTTACATCAGCAATATCAATGGCGTATTGAGTCTACGGGTAACGTAAATACAACAGAGGAAAATTTACTATTGGCACCAGAAAGCGATGAAAAGAAACTCGCTGTTcgtcagcaacaacaacaacaacatcaacagcagcagcaacagcaacaacaacagcataaTCGTGTTCGTTACAATGAAAACATCCCTAATGCAAAATTATCTGAACAACCAACGAGAGAAAATTCTCTAACAAGACAAATATCTTCTCGAGAACAACAGATTAAAATACTTACGCAGGATTACGAGATGAACCATCGTTCTCACTTACCTTCTGGATATAATGAAAATAGTCACTTAGTTTTTGGTAGCAGTGGCGGTACCGTTGCAGTTGAAGGTGATTCTAATGTGGTTGCCACAGATAAGGAGTTATCAAATACTGTTACTAATAGCAGCAATGGGCAAACTAATGTCAACACTGGAATGTCGGGAGGAACAGCATCGCACTTGCAGGACAAACACCAGCAACATACATCTAATCATTCAAAACCGACGTAcaattttctgcaaaatatCCCCCTTGGTAATTTGGTCGTGCCTCCACGGAAACCGATCAATAGCGTTGCTCCAACACTAGCTACTGGTATTAAGGCAACATCCTCCGCTTCATCCAGCTCATCTTTGTCTAAAGATTCATCGAGTGCTAAAATAACTAGCGTGACTCGAAagaatttaacaacaactgtATCCGGTGTAAGTTCTTCAGCAATGGGCGAGACAGACCTCCAGAGTGTAAACAACAACTCTCGGCCGGCTTTACcaccgaaaccaaacaaatccaCAGGTACAGGAATTGCTGGACCTATATCTGGGACGCACCCATGTACCAATACCGCAAATGACGATTTTGGAATGAATGTTGAAAATGATTCGTCATCAGCAGCTTCTTTTGACATGCCAGATTTGAGTGTACAAGGGTCAACATCTAAATTGACTGCGAATGACAAACTTCCAATCAAGGCTAAACCTTTAACCATTAGAAAACAGCCATTTCTAGAACAACCGAAACTGAAAAACGTTACGAGCTCTAGTACGAATAATGGAAATATATCTGGCAGTGTGAGTGGCACCAATGTCGgattaaataaattaccaaATTCTTCCATggtacagcaacaacaaataatGAATAAGCAAAAAGATTCATATGTTACTGAAGCCGGTGAGCCGAATATATCGATCATTGAAGCATCATTGTACAATAATTACGAAAGTGATGTTTGTtatgataaaagaaaaaaatcagaagTCACTGATTGCAGCTCAGGTAAAGATCATCCGATagatcgattaaaaaaaataaagagcgcAGCTGTGATGAATGCAGGAGATACGGGACAGGCTGATGGCGAAATCAATAGAAGAAAGCGTAACTTGAATTCCATATCTGGAGAAATGTTTGGATTTAGTAGCGGTCAAGTCAATATTGGCAATGCTGTTGGCATTTCGGACGTGAACGGAGAAGTACTGGCGGGTGAAGGAACcaaacataaattatcacGACGCGTTAGCTTTGATCCTTTAGCATTATTGTTGGACGCCAGTTTGGAAGGTGAACTCGAGCTGGTTGAGAAAACGGCTATG
This window contains:
- the LOC128729507 gene encoding rho GTPase-activating protein gacF-like, translated to MKQPNFSEENFQLPDRAERPSAADLRSISMRQQQQIDTQHQMLAAKEQRLRFLKSQESRNVVSLAEAERLRRLRERVEAQESKLRRLRALRGQVDLQKTYNVTLGNDLDSIRALFSEKEKELTLAVAKVEALTRQLEDLRRDRRGGGNGANGNSFNLNSNLLNTNDSPSAKEVEKLRLELSYRNQLSMQQNARLNMQREALQQRQIELHSVDKRIVELQSRINKKRILNVQNYKANVSAENQGSGQHNHVKSTSPNTNPLLHARSSSTHIIPSHSRTLSRGNIVAVEPFNHIPVKSSSLGNGLTLSSSTSPLTNINDKLTQSSSNATEVNQQQQQDLQKQQLLQLQQHQHLQLHQQYQWRIESTGNVNTTEENLLLAPESDEKKLAVRQQQQQQHQQQQQQQQQQHNRVRYNENIPNAKLSEQPTRENSLTRQISSREQQIKILTQDYEMNHRSHLPSGYNENSHLVFGSSGGTVAVEGDSNVVATDKELSNTVTNSSNGQTNVNTGMSGGTASHLQDKHQQHTSNHSKPTYNFLQNIPLGNLVVPPRKPINSVAPTLATGIKATSSASSSSSLSKDSSSAKITSVTRKNLTTTVSGVSSSAMGETDLQSVNNNSRPALPPKPNKSTGTGIAGPISGTHPCTNTANDDFGMNVENDSSSAASFDMPDLSVQGSTSKLTANDKLPIKAKPLTIRKQPFLEQPKLKNVTSSSTNNGNISGSVSGTNVGLNKLPNSSMVQQQQIMNKQKDSYVTEAGEPNISIIEASLYNNYESDVCYDKRKKSEVTDCSSGKDHPIDRLKKIKSAAVMNAGDTGQADGEINRRKRNLNSISGEMFGFSSGQVNIGNAVGISDVNGEVLAGEGTKHKLSRRVSFDPLALLLDASLEGELELVEKTAMQVTNPSAANDEGITALHNAICAGHFEIVKFLVNFGCDVNAQDSDGWTPLHCAASCNNLPMVKFLVESGACLFAATLSDHETPAEKCEEDEEGFDGCSEYLYSIQEKLGILNNGEVYAVFSYESQQSDELSFFVNDKLLIIRKGDEAEREWWWARNTIGKEGYVPRNLLGLHPRLTPSYTDET